A genomic window from Cardiocondyla obscurior isolate alpha-2009 linkage group LG02, Cobs3.1, whole genome shotgun sequence includes:
- the LOC139113519 gene encoding odorant receptor 9a-like translates to MVHWNKDAIYALSSYKILAWPVGVWPIENDIFYSKLRYFFVMVSEILLTVTLLMDVYLSCENSSVDPIDTYAVTSSAVLVIFKLTLLQIQRSTLSNSLYSAIQDWSSIQDTKSREIMIQHARTGRMISLFLFYSGFIALTFYILRLLPVLNSTFEERAFVLPMSCLFKSVSNLEYVLITSYQVIQLFMTYAGNCCTEGIFVGVTMHLCGQFKILMIDFQRIDRYKRKHEKGNIVEELVVRHRKLLKLTNNIEDTYNIIILIQIFSSAILICITGFGLIVSWHIHDIVMTMKSIVIMIVMLMQCFLYTYAGDNLRDRSEALSFALYNCDWCSLPPNDIRDLAFIMIKTNIPIRLTAGKFFYVTRATFMDILKTAVSYLSALRVMIEKD, encoded by the exons ATGGTACACTGGAACAAGGATGCTATTTACGCATTGTCGAGTTACAAGATTCTGGCATGGCCGGTGGGAGTCTGGCCAAttgaaaatgatattttttattcgaagtTACGTTACTTCTTTGTGATGGTAAGCGAG ATTTTGCTGACGGTAACACTCTTGATGGATGTATACCTCTCATGTGAAAATTCCTCCGTGGACCCGATTGATACCTACGCGGTGACATCGAGCGCTGTTCTGGTAATTTTCAAACTCACCCTGTTGCAGATACAACGATCTACGCTGTCGAATAGTTTATACTCCGCCATTCAGGACTGGTCTAGCATCCAAGATAcgaaatcgcgcgaaattATGATCCAGCACGCGCGCACGGGACGAATGATTTCattgttcttattttattcTGGATTTATCGCTCTTACATTTTACATACTGAGACTTTTACCTGTTTTAAATTCCACTTTCGAGGAAAGAGCATTCGTACTTCCGATGTCGTGTCTCTTTAAGTCCGTCTCCAATCTCGAGTATGTTCTCATTACGTCCTACCAAGTGATTCAATTGTTCATGACATATGCTGGGAACTGTTGCACGGAGGGTATATTCGTCGGTGTCACGATGCACCTGTGCGGacaattcaaaatattaatgattgATTTCCAGCGGATCGATCGTTACAAACGCAAACACGAAAAAGGTAACATCGTTGAAGAACTTGTTGTTAGACATcgaaaattgttaaaacttACGAATAACATCGAGGACAcctacaatataattattttaatccagATCTTTAGTAGCGCAATTTTGATATGCATAACAG gcTTCGGACTTATTGTATCCTGGCACATTCATGACATAGTTATGACTATGAAGAGCATTGTAATAATGATCGTTATGTTGATGCAATGTTTCTTGTACACATACGCGGGTGATAATTTGAGAGATCGAAGTGAGGCTTTGTCATTTGCACTATACAACTGTGATTGGTGCAGTCTGCCTCCTAATGATATAAGAGACCTGGCatttattatgataaaaacaaatataccCATCCGTCTAACAGCTGGAAAGTTTTTCTACGTTACACGCGCTACTTTTATGGATATTTTGAAGACCGCTGTATCTTATTTATCTGCCTTACGTGTCATGattgaaaaagattaa
- the LOC139113520 gene encoding odorant receptor 13a-like, producing the protein MPPSIKSNWNSGMDYGFSVIRKMMWLVGVWPLQHDDMVCTYRWIIIFIIESLTVITLILEPLQNCGDTKDLLEVFLIIETGFHSWMNVVFARIYMKKLAVNVNSAIDDWSSSLTQKNSYKLMTRYARLGRIITVSQLMCGLIAAIVYNITIVVTNKPQIVIIGNETINLWTFVIPSTCLYRGISYSTHKALLLMQIVQSFILFVAECASDSFFFAITMHLSGQLELLRIRFVELIAKSGINNYRRILSTWIRRHYKLTMLAKNIEDTFNVIILIRLLITTIVIAVSGLRMLVSAKHQNFVDVVKSMIFVQFFIVQSFLFTHAGETLREQSESIVSTIYGTKWHKLPPVIVKDLIFIMMRSKIPLQITAGKFFYVTRSTTTDILKTALTYISFLQVTMDE; encoded by the exons ATGCCGCCAAGCATTAAGTCAAATTGGAACAGTGGCATGGACTATGGTTTCTCAGTGATAAGGAAAATGATGTGGCTAGTCGGTGTATGGCCTTTGCAGCACGACGATATGGTTTGCACATATCGCTGGATTATCATATTCATTATCGAG TCTCTCACAGTGATTACCCTGATATTAGAACCTTTACAAAACTGTGGCGATACCAAAGATCTTTTGGAAGTTTTCCTAATAATAGAGACTGGCTTCCATTCGTGGATGAATGTTGTTTTCGCGCGTATTTATATGAAGAAGCTTGCAGTCAACGTGAATTCCGCAATTGACGACTGGTCGTCCTCATTAACGCAAAAGAACTCTTATAAATTGATGACGAGATACGCACGATTAGGTCGAATAATTACTGTATCACAATTAATGTGTGGGCTTATAGCTGCTATTGTATACAATATTACTATTGTTGTTACAAATAAACCGcag attGTAATTATTGGTAAcgaaacaataaatttatggACTTTCGTCATTCCGTCTACATGTCTGTATCGAGGAATTTCATATTCTACACACAAAGCTCTTCTTCTTATGCAAATAGTACAATCGTTTATACTATTCGTAGCGGAATGTGCAAGCGACAGTTTCTTCTTTGCCATTACTATGCACCTATCTGGACAATTAGAGCTCCTGAGAATTCGTTTTGTTGAACTAATTGCTAAATCcggcataaataattatcgccgTATTTTAAGTACTTGGATTAGAAGACATTACAAACTAACGATGCTAGctaaaaatattgaagatacctttaatgttattattttaattcgtttgtTAATAACCACCATTGTCATTGCAGTCTCAG gattaCGTATGCTGGTGTCCGCTAAGCATCAGAATTTTGTTGATGTGGTAAAAAGCATGATCTTCGTCCAGTTCTTTATCGTACAATCCTTCTTGTTCACGCATGCTGGCGAAACTTTGCGAGAACAAAGTGAATCGATTGTTTCGACAATATATGGCACAAAGTGGCATAAATTACCGCCCGTCATCGTAAAGgatttaatattcattatgATGAGATCGAAGATTCCTCTTCAAATCACTgctggaaaatttttttatgtcactCGAAGCACTACGACAGATATTCTGAAAACTGCTTTAACGTACATATCGTTTTTGCAGGTAACAATGGACGAATAA
- the LOC139113511 gene encoding odorant receptor 82a-like, with product MASERWKDDVAYAITPFKLMSWSIGVWPLEARNIYSLVRFVLGICSSIFMFIVPSVELYLGCTDAETNVDCLMLICCGILGLMKTIWFRLYTRNLANNYSSVIRDYLTVEDTKERAIMRKHAFMGRTFCCFMVCFSYFSCVLYGLIAMLSGNKNVNMTNEDAIFEYPVPSKCIMKNLNVPASTHKIFCIIDTVAMVLASTANHGNDALFLNITLYICCQVKILRANFLDFDTESPQIYDRFNVLVKRHKYLIKLARELAEMISFVLLIQLFIISILLCIMGFQLIVQLGKSNVILITKNLMVQSTFLMQLTLYGVIGNYLKTEMEEIGVSVYQSTWYKFPSKLRKTLILIIMCSESPVTLQAGNFIVVNLATYVSILKASLSYLSVLRVMVKV from the exons ATGGCAAGTGAACGATGGAAAGATGATGTCGCGTACGCGATAACCCCTTTTAAATTGATGTCGTGGTCCATTGGCGTGTGGCCACTCGAAGCACGTAACATTTATTCGCTAGTACGATTTGTCTTGGGCATATGCAGCTCG ATCTTTATGTTCATCGTACCTTCTGTCGAGCTTTACTTAGGTTGCACCGACGCGGAGACAAACGTAGATTGCCTCATGTTAATCTGTTGCGGAATACTTGGCCTGATGAAAACAATATGGTTTCGTCTTTACACAAGGAATTTGGCTAACAATTATAGCTCCGTCATAAGGGATTATCTGACGGTCGAAGACACAAAGGAGCGTGCCATCATGCGGAAGCATGCTTTTATGGGAAGAACTTTTTGTTGCTTTATGGTGTGCTTTTCTTACTTCAGTTGTGTATTGTATGGGCTAATAGCTATGCTCAGTGGAAATAAGAATGTTAATATGACAAATGAAGATGCTATTTTCGAGTATCCCGTTCCATCAAAGTGCATTATGAAGAATTTAAACGTTCCAGCGAGCACGCATAAAATCTTCTGCATTATCGATACTGTTGCAATGGTGCTCGCGAGTACTGCTAATCATG GTAACGATGCTTTGTTTCTGAACATTACTCTGTACATCTGCTGCCAAGTAAAAATTTTGAGGGCCAATTTCCTTGACTTTGATACCGAAAGTCCGCAAATTTACGATCGTTTCAACGTATTAGTTAAAAGAcacaagtatttaataaaattggcTAGAGAACTTGCCGAAATGATTAGCTTTGTTCTactaatacaattatttattatcagtATACTTTTGTGCATAATGG gattTCAACTTATCGTGCAATTAGGTAAAAGTAATGTTattctaattacaaaaaatttaatggtTCAGAGTACTTTTCTAATGCAATTAACTTTATACGGCGTTATTGGGAACtatttaaaaactgaaatGGAAGAAATAGGTGTTTCCGTTTATCAAAGTACTTGGTATAAATTTCcatcaaaattaagaaaaacttTAATCTTAATCATTATGTGCTCAGAGTCACCAGTCACTTTACAGGCTGGGAATTTTATCGTGGTAAATCTAGCGACGTATGTAAGCATCTTAAAAGCATCGCTTTCATATTTGTCTGTACTACGTGTAATGGTAAAAGTGTGa
- the LOC139113518 gene encoding odorant receptor 10-like: MRLAEWNAETSYVLTVYKYLLGALGLWVLNEKNLFSRIRWLTSTVIELTTIISLSLEVIHHCRGPEDTLEAFRSASASVTSISKLLLHRINWRYKLILVETIINDWTYVKSSYSRDIMLRYARVGRLGSSVFFYLGGASCVFLFSPVMYAKVHSLWASKEPSYNETSERRLFLAAYCVFGNYTSFGYDFIQILQIFQILVNAFSHCGNDGFFFDVTMHVCGQFKVLRVDFSQIKDKELLSKERLGIFLKRHHRLIYLAHNLQTAFSLVILSQLLMSVMLLCVEGFQLILTLSMHNNYAATQHLLFIFVLLVQLFLYCFAGQTLEFQSQELVFDIYNLPWYNFDVSVMKSLPLMILRATHPHRLTAGKFLPINFVCFKEILKASASYLSVLRVMLKT, encoded by the exons ATGAGATTAGCCGAATGGAATGCCGAAACTTCGTACGTTTTAACGGTTTATAAATATCTTCTTGGAGCACTTGGACTCTGGGTactaaatgaaaaaaatttattttcaagaattCGATGGCTTACGTCCACTGTGATAGAA TTGACTACAATAATCAGCTTATCCTTGGAAGTTATTCATCACTGTCGTGGTCCCGAGGACACTTTGGAGGCTTTTCGGTCGGCGTCCGCATCAGTAACTAGCATATCCAAATTACTTTTGCATCGCATAAATTggagatataaattaattttagtggaaACTATTATTAATGACTGGACTTACGTGAAAAGCTCTTATTCACGTGATATTATGTTGAGATACGCACGCGTGGGTAGACTGGGCTCCtctgtatttttttacttagGAGGTGCTTCCTGCGTGTTTCTCTTCTCGCCTGTTATGTACGCCAAAGTTCATTCGCTCTGGGCATCTAAAGAACCGTCTTACAACGAAACGAGCGAGAGAAGATTGTTTTTAGCGGCTTATTGCGTCTTCGGAAATTATACATCTTTTGGTTATGACTTTATTCAAATCTTGCAGATATTTCAAATCTTGGTCAACGCTTTTTCGCATTGTGGAAACGATGGATTCTTCTTCGACGTGACGATGCACGTGTGCGGACAATTTAAAGTTCTCAGAGTGgatttttctcaaataaaagataaagagcTGCTTAGCAAGGAAAGACTTGGTATCTTTTTGAAGAGGCACCATCGCCTTATATATTTAGCGCATAATTTACAAACAGCGTTCAGTCTTGTTATCTTGTCGCAACTTTTAATGAGTGTCATGTTATTATGCGTTGAAG GCTTTCAATTAATCCTCACACTTTCGATGCATAACAATTATGCTGCCACGCAGCATCTTCTTTTCATCTTCGTTCTGCTGGTGCAACTTTTTCTCTATTGCTTCGCCGGGCAAACACTGGAATTTCAATCCCAAGAATTAGTTTTTGACATATACAACTTACCGTGGTACAATTTTGACGTGAGCGTCATGAAAAGTTTGCCATTGATGATTCTTCGGGCGACTCATCCTCATCGTCTAACTGCAGGAAAATTTTTACCAATAAACTTCGTGtgctttaaagaaattttgaaagcTTCCGCCTCATATTTATCCGTATTACGAGTAATGCTAAAAACGTGA